A genome region from Nicotiana tabacum cultivar K326 chromosome 13, ASM71507v2, whole genome shotgun sequence includes the following:
- the LOC107824355 gene encoding putative WRKY transcription factor 31: MANGSGLFFDPDPTTLFLEYPSSKDHHFFYKLLKLEPFLSSNNIMDSLTKNMSSSPPTTIQFPVNLINDHDQKRPILDEMDFFAAKEDVNCKDTDERKEFNKPLELDFNINTGLQLLTANTSSDQSIVEDGLSPASSEDRRTKTELAVLQAELERINGENRHLRDMLNQVTTNCSTLQMQLTMIKQKQQHDHVEQDDKGDEIKQQYQSSQMRPRQFMDLGRLANEASLSSSEGRRSWEQSRSPPMNIVESGSSDREDSPEKGLSCWGPNKVPRVAGNESKSSTTVDQATEATIRKARVSVRARSEAPMITDGCQWRKYGQKMAKGNPCPRAYYRCTMAAGCPVRKQVQRCAEDKTILITTYEGNHNHPLPPAAAAMASTTSSAARMLLSGSMPSADGLMSSNILARTLLPCSSSIATISASAPFPTVTLDLTQTSNPLQFKGPSNQSQFPFQNPHQNSPGNPIALLPQIFGQALYNQSKFSGLQMSQNLSTLPSIGDTVNALTADPNFAAALATAVTSLIGNSHHSNNVTNNNTSAATTPSSNNETINSSNGNNKVNSSSTSPAY, translated from the exons ATGGCCAATGGTAGTGGACTCTTCTTTGATCCAGATCCCACAACACTCTTTCTTGAATACCCCTCATCAAAAGACCACCATTTTTTCTACAAATTACTCAAGCTTGAACCTTTTTTATCATCCAATAATATTATGGATTCCCTAACCAAGAACATGTCATCATCACCTCCCACTACTATTCAATTCCCAGTGAATCTTATTAATGATCATGACCAAAAAAGACCAATTCTTGATGAGATGGACTTCTTTGCTGCTAAAGAAGATGTCAATTGTAAGGACACCGACGAAAGAAAAGAATTCAACAAACCTCTTGAATTAGATTTCAACATAAAT ACTGGTTTGCAACTTCTCACTGCAAACACTAGTAGTGATCAGTCCATAGTGGAAGATGGTTTATCCCCAGCTTCTTCTGAAGATAGAAGAACAAAAACTGAG TTAGCAGTTCTTCAGGCTGAGTTGGAGAGAATAAACGGTGAAAATCGACATTTAAGGGACATGTTAAATCAGGTAACAACAAATTGTAGTACTCTACAGATGCAATTGACAATGATTAAACAGAAACAACAACATGATCATGTTGAGCAAGATGACAAAGGGGATGAAATCAAGCAGCAATACCAAAGTAGTCAAATGAGACCTAGGCAGTTTATGGATCTTGGCCGCCTAGCAAATGAGGCATCGTTGTCTTCGTCCGAGGGGAGAAGAAGCTGGGAACAGTCACGATCACCACCGATGAATATCGTTGAGTCTGGTTCCAGTGATAGAGAGGATAGTCCTGAAAAAGGTTTATCTTGTTGGGGTCCTAATAAGGTTCCTAGAGTAGCAGGCAATGAGTCCAAGAGTAGTACTACTGTTGATCAAGCCACTGAGGCTACCATAAGGAAGGCTCGTGTATCTGTTAGGGCTCGATCCGAAGCTCCCATG ATCACAGATGGTTGCCAATGGCGGAAGTATGGGCAAAAAATGGCGAAGGGAAACCCGTGTCCACGGGCTTATTATCGCTGCACCATGGCAGCTGGCTGTCCAGTTAGGAAGCAa GTTCAAAGATGTGCAGAGGACAAAACAATCTTGATCACAACTTACGAAGGGAATCACAACCACCCATTGCCGCCGGCCGCGGCAGCAATGGCCTCAACTACTTCCTCAGCAGCACGAATGCTGCTCTCAGGTTCCATGCCAAGTGCAGATGGCTTAATGAGCTCAAATATCTTAGCCAGAACACTCCTCCCTTGTTCTTCTAGTATAGCGACAATTTCAGCCTCTGCACCATTCCCTACTGTTACGTTGGACCTAACTCAAACCTCAAATCCTTTGCAATTTAAAGGACCCTCTAACCAATCCCAATTCCCTTTCCAAAATCCACACCAAAATTCCCCTGGAAATCCTATTGCACTTTTACCTCAGATTTTTGGCCAAGCTTTATATAACCAATCAAAATTCTCTGGCCTCCAAATGTCCCAAAATCTGTCAACATTGCCATCAATTGGTGACACAGTGAATGCTCTTACTGCTGATCCTAATTTTGCAGCAGCATTAGCAACGGCCGTCACTTCTTTAATTGGCAATTCACACCATTCCAACAATGTTACTAATAACAATACTTCAGCCGCAACGACTCCAAGCAGCAATAATGAAACAATAAACAGTAGCAATGGCAACAATAAAGTCAACAGTTCAAGTACTTCTCCAGCATATTGA